In Halichondria panicea chromosome 9, odHalPani1.1, whole genome shotgun sequence, a genomic segment contains:
- the LOC135341450 gene encoding uncharacterized protein LOC135341450: MDKERQLPTNRTTCSKMGLLIAAILVLCMLFSAVAMVMSILTFNNQSWTTTEDVIVVEDDPIWERETLSELENMLEKDGLMSFSKYRPNKTHPAVVGIETVRVQREDREALFDDMCNSTKSNYSGSLPFAHIVPNEEIHEGLLASTIGEKGHRDPYVVITRSWKCGAHRKNNPFGIISGGMVFNRSSGYLILPKDGVYYIYSHVQFKLQDSDKTYETAARMAACIPGEECTMDEFFYTKLTESGGTVTQHNYKRTPGEGEHGLYQGGLFHFPAGTRIMILAKDPKFRLPRREQNLPDKLLTSVLKEKSYMGAYLVQEIDYVF, from the exons ATGGACAAAGAACGACAGTTGCCTACTAACAGGACCACCTGCAGCAAGATGGGTCTCCTCATTGCCGCTATCCTTGTTCTCTGCATGCTCTTCTCCGCTGTCGCCATGGTGATGTCAATACTGACATTCAACAACCAAAGCTGGACAACAACAGAAGATGTTATCGTTGTTGAAGATGACCCAATTTGGGAGAGAGAAACACTATCTGAG CTGGAGAATATGCTGGAGAAAGATGGTCTCATGAGCTTTTCCAAGTATCGTCCTAACAAGACACACCCTGCTGTTGTTGGCATAGAAACTGTACGTGTGCAGAGAGAAGATCGTGAAGCTTTGTTTGATG ATATGTGCAATTCCACCAAATCCAATTATTCG GGTTCCTTACCGTTTGCTCACATTGTGCCTAATGAGGAAATACATGAAGGATTACTAGCTAGTACTATTGGGGAAA AGGGCCACCGAGATCCCTATGTTGTGATAACTCGATCCTGGAAATGTGGAGCCCACCGAAAGAACAATCCGTTTGGGATAATATCTGGAGGAATGGTCTTCAATCGATCGTCTGGCTACCTCATTCTACCCAAAGATGGTGTGTACTATATCTACTCACATGTGCAGTTCAAGCTACAAGATTCAGACAAGACGTATGAGACAGCTGCTCGAATGGCCGCTTGTATTCCCGGGGAGGAGTGCACAATGGATGAGTTTTTCTACACCAAACTAACGGAATCTGGAGGAACAGTGACACAACACAATTACAAGCGAACGCCCGGTGAAGGGGAGCATGGTTTATACCAAGGTGGTCTCTTCCATTTTCCAGCGGGAACTCGAATCATGATTCTGGCAAAGGACCCAAAGTTTAGGCTTCCCAGACGAGAGCAAAACTTGCCTGATAAACTGTTAACCAGTGTGCTGAAGGAGAAGTCCTACATGGGCGCCTATCTTGTTCAAGAAATAGACTATGTTTTCTGA
- the LOC135341440 gene encoding uncharacterized protein LOC135341440, with product MFKRRALDLTEDLLQGEQAVHDAIIKVSSSRTKAHTLLLRWASGEDNSLIFSLFKRLADIQWMYNEATKQMAEKHLRLSKAFKQIFQEEKVLEESRKELQGSSAKITKLQKQVDVASKKGDHLKKQSLEADLNTQTSSCESLTAAVEIKAQKHELYKISQLKKALVCQAEGVITLSGHCQQLYASQMQLIDLLPDTPLESSDMMAEEVNRRMTDVVKRVSNLLDFQPPPHVGMDQSPPTENSDKTIPLSAFGVLLKRHKSAENLGTVEPKSQLKEEVVRPEANYTKGMYCEIMIPEPGSSSAFPTVHNSPIPMRRSQSSSSPATSCRVMPEKHRSAILVDTYKEPSDGLLGAAVPLDTDSETISIPDTSSEDLPCDEELDQGYAQITILPSPSAKSSTSTSPDIDNCNGYARPADVVPFEPLNYNWDRQHRIGKRNMASPPIPEGRSVSPYESINNIQKLKKEQQKKLKMEQEKMSEKLQESDEHIYSKPFDAISCNSPLKVSTESTKNQVIVAPPILPRSTGRFPNEKAVKSLHQANGKTDEENLSPPARPPLGRCLSAKKYKKLPASIVPPDVVIPGNKTHVLIELETKKTQPVDQGESNPKFFVRSGSAGSLRGTHFKPIAQRINKLHSGQATVINGTVINGTVINGTKKPLLAPKPRQ from the exons ctcacaCTCTGCTGTTGAGATGGGCCAGTGGCGAGGATAACTCTCTCATCTTCTCACTCTTCAAGAGGTTGGCTGACATTCAATGGATGTACAATGAAGCTACAAAGCAAATGGCTGAGAAG CATTTGCGATTGAGTAAAGCTTTCAAGCAGATCTTCCAAGAGGAAAAAGTGCTGGAGGAATCAAGGAAAGAGTTACAAGGGTCATCAGCAAAAATAACCAAACTTCAGAAACAG GTTGATGTTGCTAGTAAGAAGGGTGACCACCTGAAGAAGCAGTCACTGGAAGCAGACCTAAACACT CAAACTTCTTCGTGTGAGAGCCTCACTGCAGCTGTTGAGATCAAGGCCCAAAAACACGAGCTGTACAAG ATTAGTCAGTTGAAGAAAGCGCTCGTGTGTCAAGCGGAGGGAGTTATCACTCTCTCTGGCCACTGTCAGCAGCTGTACGCCTCACAGATGCAGCTCATCGACCTACTGCCGGACACACCCCTAGAGAGCTCAGACATGATGGCAGAGG AGGTTAACCGTCGCATGACAGACGTTGTGAAAAGGGTGTCAAACTTGCTGGACTTTCAACCTCCCCCCCACGTTGGTATGGACCAGAGCCCCCCCACTGAGAACTCCGACAAGACCATCCCCCTCTCTGCATTTGG GGTGCTCTTGAAGCGTCACAAGTCAGCAGAGAATCTTGGGACAGTGGAGCCCAAGTCCCAACTGAAAGAAGAGGTAGTTCGACCGGAGGCCAACTACACAAAGGGCATGTACTGTGAGATAATGATCCCTGAACCAGGCTCCAGTAGTGCCTTCCCCACCGTCCACAATAGCCCTATTCCCATGAGGAGGTCGCAAT CGAGCTCCAGTCCTGCAACTAGTTGTCGAGTCATGCCAGAGAAGCACCGAAGTGCCATACTCGTGGACACATACAAGGAGCCTAGTGACGGGCTATTAGGAGCAGCTGTTCCTCTCGACACAGACTCAGAGACAATCTCCATACCAGACACAAGCTCGGAGGACTTACCTTGTGATGAAGAGTTGGATCAAGGATACGCTCAAATAACCATACTCCCCTCCCCTTCGGCAAAGAGCAGCACATCAACCAGTCCCGATATTGACAACTGCAATGGCTACGCTAGACCTGCCGATGTTGTCCCTTTCGAACCACTAAATTACAACTGGGACAGGCAGCATCGAATCGGCAAGAGGAACATGGCCAGTCCACCAATACCTGAAGGAAGGAGTGTCTCTCCGTATGAATCAATCAACAATATTCAGAAACTAAAGAAAGAGCAGCAAAAAAAATTGAAAATGGAGCAAGAAAAGATGTCGGAGAAACTTCAGGAGAGTGATGAGCACATTTACTCAAAGCCATTTGATGCTATCAGCTGTAACAGTCCTCTGAAAGTGTCAACAGAGTCGACAAAGAACCAAGTGATTGTGGCCCCACCTATATTACCAAGATCGACTGGAAGATTCCCAAATGAGAAAGCAGTGAAATCACTGCACCAAGCCAACGGAAAAACTGACGAAGAAAACTTATCACCTCCTGCAAGACCACCATTAGGAAGATGCTTAAGTGCTAAGAAGTATAAAAAACTGCCCGCTTCGATTGTGCCTCCTGATGTTGTCATCCCAGGAAATAAGACACATGTTCTTATTGAGCTAGAGACGAAGAAGACACAGCCAGTTGATCAGGGTGAGAGCAATCCAAAGTTCTTTGTGAGGAGTGGGTCAGCCGGATCACTTCGAGGCACCCACTTTAAGCCGATAGCACAGAGAATCAACAAACTGCATTCGGGACAAGCAACTGTGATTAATGGAACTGTGATTAATGGAACTGTGATTAATGGAACCAAGAAACCTTTGCTAGCCCCTAAACCCAGACAGTAG